CTCAGCTTGTAGGGCCGGCCGTCGGGGTCGTGCTCGAGGTCGCCGGGCGACTCGTGGGTCCCGACGAACCACGATCCGATCATCACGTTGCTCGCCCCGGAGGCGAGCGCCAGCGCGATGTCTCGTGGGTTGCGGATGCCGCCGTCGGCCCACACGTGCCCGCCGAGGCGACGGGCCTCCGCAGCGCAGTCGATGATGGCCGACAGTTGCGGGCGGCCGACGCCGGTCGTCAGCCTCGTCGTGCACATGGCCCCCGGGCCGACGCCGACCTTGACGATGTCGGCGCCCGCCCGGACGAGGTCCCGCACGCCCTCGACCGTGACGACGTTGCCGGCGACAACCGGTACCGCGGGATCCAGCATCCGCACCTGTGCCACCGCGTCGAGCATCCGCTCCTGGTGCCCGTGGGCAGTATCGACCACGAGGACGTCGACGCCGGCGTCGAGCAGCACCTTGGCCCGTTCCCCCACGGCCGAGCTGATGCCGATGGCCGCGCCGATGCGCAGCCGGCCGCGCGCGTCGACGGCGGGCTCGTACAGCGTCGAGCGCACCGCACCCGCACGTGTGAGCACGCCGACCAGGCGGCCCGCGGCGTCGACCACGGGGGCGACCCTCCTGCGTGCCTCGTCGAGCCGGTGGAACCCCTCGGCGGGATCGATCGAGTCGGGCACGGTGAGCACACCGGTCGACATCACGGTGTCGAGCTGGGTGAACCGGTCGACGTCGCGGCAGTCCGCCGACGTGACGATGCCCACGGGCGCGCCCGCCTCGGTGACCACGACGGCGTCGTGCGCGCGCTTGGGCAGCAGCGCGAGCGCCGCGCCGACGGTGTCGTGGCGCTCGAGGGTGATCGGAGTCTCGAACAGCACGTGACGGCGCTTGTGAGACGCGACGACCTCCGCCACGATCTCGCCCGGGATGTCCTGGGGGATGATCGCCATGCCACCCCGGCGCGCCACGGTCTCGGCCATCCGCCGTCCGGACACGGCGGTCATGTTGGCGGTGATCAGCGGGACCGTCGTGCCGCTCCCGTCGACCGTCGACAGGTCGACGTCGAGCCGCGAGCTGACGTCGGACCGGTTGGGGACCAGGAACACGTCGTCGAATGTCAGGTCGTGGTGGGGGCCGTGCCCCTGCAGGAAGCGCACCGTTCCTCGATTCTCGGGGGAACACCGCCATCCTTGCACGGCCGCTACCCGATGTATGCGGTGATGTCTACGGGCCCGAACCATGCCCGACGTACATGTCCGGCGTGCGCCCGCGCGCGGATCGCACTCTACTGTTGCGTGTGATGCACTGGTCGGGTTTTGGCATGCGCGCGGCGGCCGTGTTCCTCACGAGCGTCGTGATGTTCGCTGCGATGATCGTCATCGGCCACAGCCTCAAGATGACCAGCGAGGTCACCCCGTTCCGCCCGGCCGCCGGACGCGACCTGTCGGCGGCCGAGCCGATCGAGTCTGCCTCGGAGTGGCAGTGGCCCGACGCGAGGGTCGACCTCGGTCCGCTCCGCCACGTGGGCACCGTCCCGTCAGAGCCGACGCCCGTCGTCACCGCGGCCCCGGTGCCCGACGACAACGACGACACGGCCATCGCGAGTGCAGATACGGGAGACGCGACGACGCCGTCGGCCATCGCGAGTGCAGCTACGGGAGACGCGACGGCGCCGTCGGCCTCCGCGGGCGCGGAGCCCGACACGACGGTGGTCGCCACACCGGTCCCGTCGGGGGAACGGGGACCAGCGCCCGAGCGCGACCCCCGTTCGGTCACCAGGTCGGTCACCAGACGGGAGCCCGCATCCCACCCACAGCCGGCGCCACTGCCGGCCCCGACCTCGACGCCCACGCCGTCCTCCGATCCGGACCCCCAGCCCGTGCCGACGGAACCGGCGCCTGACCCCACCCCGTCCGAGGACGGAAGCGAGCCGGCGTCCGAGGCTGCTGACGCGTCGAGCGTCGACGCTTCCGTCAACGAACGCCCACGCCGCAGGGCCTGTCCGCCGGACCGGTCGTGCGCCTTGTCGTCTGGCTGACGCTCGGCTCCCCAGCGGCCCACGGAGCCCACGGCTCGGCGACCAGGGCAGCTGCGCCCGGCTCGCACGGCACGGTGAGCGACGAACACCGGGCTTGTGTCGGCGTGAGCCGCAACGACGCGAGCCGCAACGCGAGCCGCGATGCAGGTGCGACCGGATGCCGGGCCGGGACCGGGAGACATCAGACCTCGGCGCGTCCGCTCGCCAACGTCGACCCGCGACGTTTCCACCGCGTGGCGTTTCTGCGGTGCCCTGCCGGGTAGGCGGCGCCGGACGGACGTCGGACAGACGGGTGGTAGTGACAGCAGACCATGAGCGTGCTCGCCGGAAGGGTCTGGCTCCCCAACCACCTGCAGTGCGTCGCGAGGGGGGCTGATGGCGCTCCGGTGGGTCGCCGGCCACCCCAACGGGTTCGGCGGTTGACAGATCGGGGGGAGCCTCGCCGTCGGCGGCGCGTGTGGACCACCACCGCAGCCGTCGACGGTGAGGTGCCGATCTTCGGGCGCACCCGTCGCGCGGCTACGCCGCCGCCGCGACCGACCACAGGTCGAGCAGCAGGGACTCGACGGCCAGCGTCATCGCGACGTTGAGCTCAAGCTCCTCACGACGCGCAAACAGGGCGTCGATCGAAGTGAGCAGCGCCCGCTCCGTCAGCGCGTCGGCGTCGGCGCGCAGGCCGTCCACATCGTCGGCGTGCACCGCCTCAGCGGGGTCGCCACCGCTGCGGACCATCAGGACGTCGCGGTACCAGCCCGCCAGGTCGTCCAGCGCCGTCTGCGCCACGACCGTCTTCGCCTCGCGCTCACGCCGCGTCGCACGCTGCTCGACCTGACGCAGCACGTCGCGGGGCGGGGCGTCGCCGTAGAACTCCGACAACTGCTCGCGCTCGCGCTTCACGTCGTCGCGGACTCCTGCAACGGCACGTCTCATCTCGTCATCGAGCTCCGCCGCGGCCATGAGGGCGAATCCCGGTCCACGGTCGCGCAGCTCACGCGGGATGCTGCGGTGCCGCCGCAGGTCCTCGAGGCCCTGCGGCGTCAGCAGCGCCCGCAGGCGATCGGGCGATCCCATCGCGGCGCGCACCGCCAGGTCACGGTCCCGCTCGGAGGCTGACGACCGGGCGGACGCGAGCTCCGTCATCGTGTCACGGTCCCACGGGGACACCCGCACCTCGCGGCAGCGCGACACGATCGTGTCCGGCAGCTCCTCCGGATCGGCCAGCTCGATCACCCACACCGTCCGCGGGGGTGGCTCCTCGAGCACCTTGAGGAACGCGTTGGCCGCAGCCTCGTTCATGCGGTCGGCGTCGACCACACGCAGGACCTTGAACCTCCCCTCGGCGGCGGTCCGCGAGGCGACCTGCGTCCACGAGTCGCGGACCTCGCCGACGCGGTGCGCGGCACCGACGGGCACGAACTCCCAGTACGCGGGGTGCGCACCGCGCAGGCTGCGGACGCACGACGAGCACGTGCCGCAGCCGGTCCGCTCGACCTCGCAGTTCAGCGCCGCGGCCAGCGACCGCGCCAGCTGCTCCTGCCCGACGCCCGACGGTCCGACCACTGCCCAGGCGTGGCCGACCTGCTCGCGCTCGACCGCATCGTGCAGCACACCCGCGGTGTGCGCCTGTCCAGGGACCTGCCAGATGGTCACCCCGTCTCCTCCTCGTCCTCGTCCGGAGCACCGCCCAGCCTGGCGTCGACCGCGTCGCGCACCCGCGCCGCCACGGTGTCGACATCGCCGTCGGCGTCGACCACGACGAAGCGGTCGGGGCTGCGCTGCACGAGCTCGGCGAAGCCGTGGGCGACCTGCTCGTGGAAGGCCAGTGCCTCGCGCTCGAGCCGGTCGACCCGGCCGTCGTCGCCCGTGCGGCGGCGTGCGCGGGTCAGGCCATCTTCGACGGGCAGGTCGAGCAGGACCACCACGTCGGGCCGCGTGCCGTCGGTCGCCCAGTCGTTGACCCGGGTCACCTCGTCGATGCCCAGCCCGCGTGCGTGCCCCTGGTAGGCCAGCGAGCTGTCGAGGTAGCGGTCGGTGATGACGACCGCGCCGCGGTCGAGCGCCGGAGCGATCACCTTGGCCACGTGCTCCGCCCGCGCCGCTGCATACAGCAACGCCTCGGTGCGCTCGCCCATAGCGTCGAGACCGGTGTCGAGCAGGACGGCCCGCACCGCCTCGGCGACCGGCGTGCCCCCGGGCTCGCGCGTGCGCACGACCTCGAAGCCGCGGTCGCGCAGATGGTCAGCCAGCCGCGCGGCCTGCGTCGACTTGCCGGCACCCTCGACACCCTCGAAGGCGATCAGGTGCCCCCTGGTGACCGCCGCCGGCGACCGGGGTGCGGCCTCCGACGGTCCCGCCGCCCGCCAGATCGCTCGCGCCGACCGCAGCGAGGACCACAGCGCGACCAGGCCGCCCAGCAACATCGTGATCCGCGGTCCCGACAGCGCGAACTGCGCGTCGGCCTCGCCGGTGCCCGAGATGCCGATGTTGATGACCTCGATGGAACCGGCGAGGAACGGCGCGAGGCCGAGCGCTGCGAATGTCGCCACGCGCGTGCCGGTGTAGAACGCGGCGAACGTGCGCCCGCGGCTCTCGTCCGCGGTGTAGGTGTGCAGCAGCGTGTAACCCGTGACGACCGTCAACCCGGCGGCGGCACCCAGCGTGGCGCCGAGGCCGAGCGCGACGAGCCACTGCATGTTGATCGCCAGCGCC
This region of Euzebyales bacterium genomic DNA includes:
- a CDS encoding GuaB1 family IMP dehydrogenase-related protein, encoding MRFLQGHGPHHDLTFDDVFLVPNRSDVSSRLDVDLSTVDGSGTTVPLITANMTAVSGRRMAETVARRGGMAIIPQDIPGEIVAEVVASHKRRHVLFETPITLERHDTVGAALALLPKRAHDAVVVTEAGAPVGIVTSADCRDVDRFTQLDTVMSTGVLTVPDSIDPAEGFHRLDEARRRVAPVVDAAGRLVGVLTRAGAVRSTLYEPAVDARGRLRIGAAIGISSAVGERAKVLLDAGVDVLVVDTAHGHQERMLDAVAQVRMLDPAVPVVAGNVVTVEGVRDLVRAGADIVKVGVGPGAMCTTRLTTGVGRPQLSAIIDCAAEARRLGGHVWADGGIRNPRDIALALASGASNVMIGSWFVGTHESPGDLEHDPDGRPYKLSFGMASARAVDRRTSGDDGLDRARKQFFDEGISSARMYLDPQRPGVEVLLDVITAGVRSACSYAGAATLEQLHERAVLGVQTHSGFAEGQALPQGW
- the tmk gene encoding dTMP kinase; the encoded protein is MAAGPAIDGAGQTDPRYLRNPATVASYRALLAKRNYRLWFFAALITSLGDWAGLFALQILVTSVAESSRVELFGLGGIMMARLLPSLLIGPVAGVLADRYPRRRMMVAVDIARGVLFCVMAFSGDLVAIFALTFLIETLALLFMSAKDAMLPSLVEPSELTQANQLNFLVTYGPLPFGAALAAAMVGLVSILQQAGLELEAVPTVLVLDGMTFFISALLVRSIHAPEDAARAAAVAAGAEEAPGILGQVREGLRAIADQPLVYELVTGVTGVFFGAGIIVAIGPVFVSRTLGRPDDDWFTMLTFVGAGLIVGIVSVPFVTNRFRTERVYPVVLVVTSLVATALAINMQWLVALGLGATLGAAAGLTVVTGYTLLHTYTADESRGRTFAAFYTGTRVATFAALGLAPFLAGSIEVINIGISGTGEADAQFALSGPRITMLLGGLVALWSSLRSARAIWRAAGPSEAAPRSPAAVTRGHLIAFEGVEGAGKSTQAARLADHLRDRGFEVVRTREPGGTPVAEAVRAVLLDTGLDAMGERTEALLYAAARAEHVAKVIAPALDRGAVVITDRYLDSSLAYQGHARGLGIDEVTRVNDWATDGTRPDVVVLLDLPVEDGLTRARRRTGDDGRVDRLEREALAFHEQVAHGFAELVQRSPDRFVVVDADGDVDTVAARVRDAVDARLGGAPDEDEEETG